The Erythrobacter litoralis HTCC2594 nucleotide sequence ATCGCGGCTGGCTGGTCGTGCCCGAGGCTGCGCGCACCATTTTGCAGCGACCGGGCGGAATGGAGCTGCGCGCTGATGATCCAGACGGCTTCGCCATGGCGATGCTGGAGATGGACCGCGCGGCGTTCGAGGCAGTCCAGCCCGGTCAGACGGTCATCTTCGATCGCGGTTTCTGCGATATCGTCGCGTTCCTGCGGATCGAGGGGCGGGCGGCGATGCCTGAAGTCGATGCGGCGTGCCGGAAATTGCGATTCGACTGCGTGCTGCGAGCGCCTGCGTGGAAAGACATCTATCGGCAGGACGCCGAACGCATCCAGACTTGGGAGCAGGCGGTCGAAAGCGATCGGCAGAATTTACAGGCGTGGCGCGACTATGGCTACGTGCCGGTGGATTTGCCTTTGGCCGATGTCGAGGAAAGGGTGCGCGCGGTCGAAGCCCTG carries:
- a CDS encoding AAA family ATPase: MSEPAPRRIAITGAPGAGKSTLLHALGDRGWLVVPEAARTILQRPGGMELRADDPDGFAMAMLEMDRAAFEAVQPGQTVIFDRGFCDIVAFLRIEGRAAMPEVDAACRKLRFDCVLRAPAWKDIYRQDAERIQTWEQAVESDRQNLQAWRDYGYVPVDLPLADVEERVRAVEALLNR